Genomic segment of Glutamicibacter sp. JL.03c:
ACATGAATGCTGGCGCGGCAGGCCTGGCACTGGCTTTGGTCTTGGGCAAGCGCAAAATGCACCCTGGCCGTCCGCATAACCTCCCGCTGATGATGATCGGCGTGGGCTTGCTTGCTACTGGCTGGATGGGGTTCAACGGCGGCACCGCCGGCGGGGCGAATTTCATGGCACAGTACGTCATTCTCACCACTTTGCTGGCTCTGTGCGGCGGCATGCTCGGATTCATCACGATTGAACGTGTTCGTGACGGGCATGCCACCATGCTTGGTTTGGGAACCGGCGCTATTGCAGGCATGGTCGGCATCACCCCGGTGGCCGACGCAGTGGGACCCGTCGGTGCCTTGATGGTGGGCTTCCTCGCCGCCGCAGCTGCTGCCTGGGCCATTACATGGAAGCGACGTCACCAGATTGATGACTCGCTGGACGTCTTTGCCGTGCACGGCATCGCCGGTATCACCGGCTCGCTCTTTGCAACCTTCTTCGCCAATCCACAGGCGCCAGGCGAGATGGCAGGCATCTTCTTCGGCGGGCACATCGCCGAGTTGGGCCACGAGCTGATCGCGATTGCCGCCACCTTGGTCTACAGCTTCGCCATGACCTTTGCCATCGCCTGGGTGATGAACAAGATTTCCCCGATCCGTGTCAGCGAGACGGATGAGGAAGCTGGATTGGATAACTCCATCCATGCCGAATCCGCCTATGACAGCCGTCAGTTCTAGCGACCTGCACAGAAAGGCTCCGCCATGAAACTTATTACCGCAGTGATCAAGCCCATCAGGCTCGAATCCATCTGTTCCGAACTGGAAAAGGCCGGCTTCTCGGGAGTAACGGCCACTGAAGTCCAGGGCCGTGGAGCCCAAGGTGGGCGCACCGAGTACTACCGAGGACAGGAGTTCTCGGTGATGTTCCGGACCAAGATCCGTTTGGAACTTCTGGTCTCAGAATCAGATCTGGAACGGGCATTGGACATTATTGTCCGCACTGCCAAGACCGGTGAAAACGGTGAAATTGGCGACGGAAAGGTCTGGGTTTCCTCTTTGGAACAGATCATCCGTGTGCGCACCGGTGAAACCGGCGAAGCAGCCATCTAAGTTTGAACGTTTAGAAGAATCCAACGAAGGAGCTCAACATGACTACTATCAACTTCCGCTACCTTAGCGAACAGGACATGATTGCCGCAGGCGTCACCGACATCACCCGATGCACCGACGTCATGGAAGAGGCACTGATCCTGTTGCGCAACGGCGACTACCGAATGGCCGGCGAAAACGGCAACTCGCACGGTGCGATGATCACCTTCCCGAAGGACCCAGAGCACGAGGGCATGCCCTGTGATGGGCCGGACCGCCGTTTCATGGCCATGCCGGCCTACCTCGGTGGCCGCTTCGGAACTACCGGAGTGAAGTGGTACGGCTCGAACACCGAGAACCGTGCCAAGGGGCAGCCTCGTTCCATCCACCTCTTCACGCTGAATGACACCGACACCGGTGCTCCGATGGCCGTGATGAGTGCCAACTTGCTCAGCGCCTACCGCACCGGGGCTGTTCCGGGTGTGGGCGTGAAGCACCTGGCCAAGCAGGATGCCAAGGTGGCCGCAGTGGTTGGTCCTGGCGTCATCGCCAAGTCTGTTATTGATGCGACCCTGTCCCTGCGTCCGAGCATTGACACCGTGACCATCAAGGGTCGTTCTGCTGCTGGCGTGGAGACCTTCGCACAGTACATCCGTGAAAACTTCCCCCAGGTGACCTCGGTGGTGGTCGCAGAAACCATTGAAGAAGCCATCAAGGATGCAGATGTCATCATGGCAACCACCAGCACTGACATCAAGGGCTCCGAGGCTTTCCCTTACTTCCCAACCGCCGCGATCAAGCCCGGAGCTCTCTTGCTGCTGCCAGCCGCTGCTCGTTTTGATGATGATTTCATCATCAACGGTGCACGTCTGGTCCTCGACGCCCGCGGTCTGTATGACGCATGGGCTGAGGAATATGGAACGCAGGCTTACCAGCTGCTGGGCATTCCGGGCACGCACTTCCACGATTTGATGCGTGAAGGCAAGCTCCCCGAATCCAAGCTGGAGGAGATCGCGGACGTTGCCACCGGCAAGATTCCAGCTCGCCGCAATGACGAGGAAATCATCCTCTACTCTGTAGGCGGCATGCCGATTGAAGATGTGGCTTGGGCTACCGATTTGTACCAGTCGGCCGAGGAGAAGAACATCGGCCAGGTGCTGAATTTGTGGCAGACCCCGGTGCTCGCCTAAGGATTTAGGACCCGGGAAACCGGACCTGGATAAACGTAGATCCCCGAAAAGCGGAGTGTGGCCGCTGTTCGGGGATCTGCCATGTCGGGGACAAAGCTCGTGCGTCGTGGAAGGGCTGTCGTGGTCGCTAAAGTTTGCCCAACGCGCCCGGCGGGTCGATCCACATCGCGTCCAGCTACCTCAGTCTCAACGACGAGCATTCCAAGAAGTTGTATTCCCGGGTCGTAGACGTTCAACAGTGGCTATGAGTTTACCTGTGCGATGGCGCATGCGTGTGGGAGCCAGACCAGTGGTTCGTTTTCGTAATGCGGGCGGTCTGAGAAAAACATGAATCTATTTCGAATCCTGCAGTGCTCACAGTTTCCGGAGTTCTCAGATATGCTGCCGATTTTCCTCAGTGCCACGCTGCTTTGGCCGCAAGGGGAGCGTTCATTGGGAACCTTTTTCTGAAGCTTGCCGCGTGGATTGTTCTTCGAGAAGTGCAAGCGCCTTTTCGCACGCGTTTCTGATCCTGTTCAACGCGCCAACGATGCTTATGGTTGCGAACATGATCATGACAATTAGAACTACGAGTAGCCATGTGAGATCCATGGCTCAACTCTTCCAGACAATCTGACGGGCGTCGATTCTTCAAGCATGCTGCTACGGAGCGGCACAGGCGGGTCGAGTTGTCCGAGGGTGTGTTATTCACCGAACGCTCTACGGGACACTAATGCCATCTCCGTGCAAGGCGAGGTGTTACTCCAGCGCTCCCAATGCCAGAATTGCCTTATGAGCCTCGATACGCCACTAATTCTGATCGGGCCGGCCGCAACTGGAAAATCGACCCTAGGCGAAATAGTTGCCGCCAATTTGTCAGTTCCATTTGTCGATATAGATGAAATCGCCGAGCCATACTAAGAGGAATCCGGCTGGAACCTCGAAAAACTTGCGCATAGAAGTTCAGTGGTTGGACGCGTTGCCGCCGAAAGAGAATGGGAAGGTGCCCGAGCACACGCTGTTTGCCGCGAGTTGGAAGAGCATCCTGACGCGGTTATTGCTTTGGGCGCGGGCCACACCTCGTACAAGAATGAGAATCATCTCCAACACGTTAGGAACGCATTGAAAGATGCGCCCTGGGTATTACTTGTCTTGCCTTCGGCAGACCGGGCCGAAGCACTCAGCACGCTGCGCAACAGGTCGCAGGAGTCAAAAGCAACGGACTGGATCAGCTCAGGACATGATTTTCTTGCAGAATGGCTCGATGACCGAGGAACACGGAGTTTGGCCACTGAAATCATGATCACAGGTAGCGAAACGCCCGAGCTCACGGCCAAGAGAATCGTGGCGATGCTTCAACACACCAGCTCTTGGGTAACCACCGGCGATTGAATCGACCAACCCGATTTGAACTTTCAAGGATTTGCCCGATGCCAGAGAAAGCTGTCCCTTAAGTCGGTCCGTAAGAGGAACCCTCTACGGGATATCTTGTAAATAGCGTAGCTGCTTGCGTCCGAGTACCTAGGATCTCGCCGTAATTTCGGATGGGTCTCCAGCCCGCGCGAGCCACCTGTTACCTCGATGCTCGATCTGAATGGGGTATGAAAAACACTGCGAGATCATGTGGGTAGTCAGCACCTCGCGAGAGTATCCCGATGC
This window contains:
- a CDS encoding ammonium transporter; its protein translation is MEAADMAWLLAAFAMVLLMFPGLAMLYGGMLNGRNVLNMMLMVLSALAVTGVVYVVIGHGLVLGDSLGGAGIIGNPLEYTFFSDFMTDDEAGGTFWGAFYILFAAISVALVASGAAGRMKFGAWLVFVALWIVLVYCPLGHWVFALDNPEAGTIGGWMRNQLGFHDFAGGTAVHMNAGAAGLALALVLGKRKMHPGRPHNLPLMMIGVGLLATGWMGFNGGTAGGANFMAQYVILTTLLALCGGMLGFITIERVRDGHATMLGLGTGAIAGMVGITPVADAVGPVGALMVGFLAAAAAAWAITWKRRHQIDDSLDVFAVHGIAGITGSLFATFFANPQAPGEMAGIFFGGHIAELGHELIAIAATLVYSFAMTFAIAWVMNKISPIRVSETDEEAGLDNSIHAESAYDSRQF
- a CDS encoding tyramine oxidase subunit B, coding for MTTINFRYLSEQDMIAAGVTDITRCTDVMEEALILLRNGDYRMAGENGNSHGAMITFPKDPEHEGMPCDGPDRRFMAMPAYLGGRFGTTGVKWYGSNTENRAKGQPRSIHLFTLNDTDTGAPMAVMSANLLSAYRTGAVPGVGVKHLAKQDAKVAAVVGPGVIAKSVIDATLSLRPSIDTVTIKGRSAAGVETFAQYIRENFPQVTSVVVAETIEEAIKDADVIMATTSTDIKGSEAFPYFPTAAIKPGALLLLPAAARFDDDFIINGARLVLDARGLYDAWAEEYGTQAYQLLGIPGTHFHDLMREGKLPESKLEEIADVATGKIPARRNDEEIILYSVGGMPIEDVAWATDLYQSAEEKNIGQVLNLWQTPVLA
- a CDS encoding shikimate kinase, whose translation is MSLDTPLILIGPAATGKSTLGEIVAANLSVPFVDIDEIAEPY
- a CDS encoding P-II family nitrogen regulator gives rise to the protein MKLITAVIKPIRLESICSELEKAGFSGVTATEVQGRGAQGGRTEYYRGQEFSVMFRTKIRLELLVSESDLERALDIIVRTAKTGENGEIGDGKVWVSSLEQIIRVRTGETGEAAI